One window of the Periophthalmus magnuspinnatus isolate fPerMag1 chromosome 6, fPerMag1.2.pri, whole genome shotgun sequence genome contains the following:
- the incenp gene encoding inner centromere protein A isoform X1: MAVTMNSVLSPVRSLMQMFEGKAQAFISEIDNVHMVWLEEIQQEANRMFTRDFNAEPELMPKTPSQKKTRRKRVSLGRQEDGQARRRFSKGRRSNLRGSSSSALNCITEEGNDSQASTSKMENTRPKRATRKKQTKTDEEEGRQTHCSSNKSEEMVSVKAEVIEILEENEDEEKKGTDEKPPSSTESPKSIPSPELVVSISPAERRSAELAVEVVTSPGHTVVETEVTELNASKKSCRSSVRHSLKLRHSLAGLRHSMTQESIRRASRRSMLKRKVSRVGNSTCSSSVDDSCMDSVDEEAEVMVTSAPIEPATDAVPEQPEETAEEETACVNKMVLPLVKPVGRVTRSVAAHSPKLAPQPLFAVKINTPDKRPVTAEKQTSQSSRRSSTKRKAPDVEESPSKRSSPPKKSQSAIKPHMKSFLHTVQKNQMLMMTPNSLGRSTVLKSFIKHTTPLRMDQKMSSSIVTKERYKLEALKKKQEQEIERMKKMEEEKKKKQEELKKKRDERLRRVFEAKVKEEQREEEKKKKIEQKMAQIDEKNDKRVADEKKKKVALKRQEELELKKKQEEEARKKKLQQEEEKRQQELLAKKKAEEEERAQKLTEARRALELKREQERERELEREQERQAAAEMERLEREKALALQREVQRAAREKERKELEEKRKALEEKRKLEQQLRVAAEEKAAKERQAAEKQAAAALNVTVDIERSVMSTPVGKGAGGDGLNVTVDIERSPQSYSITPKGANKIPSKNPEDYGMDQNSDDSTDDESAPRKPIPSWAEGHNLQIFIKKQYFNPPNLDAFFGKIEPPNLENIFYKNKPRYMKRTSSAVWHSPPIGGK; encoded by the exons Atg GCTGTAACCATGAACTCAGTGTTGTCTCCTGTTCGGTCTCTGATGCAGATGTTTGAGGGCAAAGCCCAAGCTTTTATCAGTGAAATTGACAATGTTCATATGGTATGGCTTGAAGAGATTCAACAAGAGGCCAATCGCATGTTCACAAG AGATTTTAATGCCGAGCCAGAGCTCATGCCAAAAACACCCTCACAAAAGAAGACGCGCAGGAAACGTGTATCTTTAGGCCGTCAGGAAGATGGTCAGGCCAGAAGAAGGTTTTCAAAGGGCCGACGCAGCAATCTCCGTGGATCCTCTTCAAGTGCTCTGAACTGTATTACTGAGGAAGGAAATGATTCTCAGGCTTCTACCTCCAAGATGGAAAATACTCGGCCAAAACGGGCTACTCgcaaaaagcaaacaaagacTGATGAAGAGGAAGGAAGGCAGACTCACTGTAGCAGCAATAAATCTGAGGAGATGGTCAGTGTGAAAGCAGAGGTGATAGAAATCTTGGAAGAGAATGAAGATGAGGAAAAGAAGGGCACAGACGAGAAACCACCCAGCAGCACAGAGTCTCCCAAAAGTATTCCTTCTCCAGAGTTGGTTGTTTCCATTTCCCCAGCTGAGCGCCGGTCTGCTGAGTTGGCTGTGGAAGTAGTGACCTCTCCTGGACACACAGTTGTTGAAACTGAAGTGACAGAGCTGAATGCAAGCAAAAAATCTTGCAGAAGTTCAGTGCGGCATTCGCTTAAACTGCGCCACTCTTTGGCTGGATTGAGACACAGTATGACCCAGGAGTCCATCAGACGTGCTTCACGAAGATCCATGCTCAAAAGAAAAGTGTCTCGTGTGGGAAACTCTACATGTAGCAGCAGTGTTG ATGACTCCTGCATGGATTCAGTTGATGAAGAGGCTGAGGT AATGGTAACCTCTGCACCTATAGAGCCTGCGACTGATGCTGTACCTGAACAACCAGAAGAAACTGCTGAGGAAGAAACg GCTTGTGTGAACAAGATGGTACTCCCTCTAGTTAAGCCTGTTGGGCGTGTAACTCGCTCCGTTGCTGCCCATTCTCCTAAACTGGCTCCACAACCACTATTTGCAGTTAAAATTAACACTCCAGACAAGCGCCCag ttacTGCAGAGAAGCAAACCTCGCAATCAAGTCGCCG CTCAAGTACTAAAAGGAAAGCTCCAGATGTGGAAGAAAGCCCATCAAAGAGATCCTCCCCTCCCAAGAAGAGCCAAAGT GCAATCAAGCCACACATGAAATCTTTCCTCCACACTGTTCAGAAGAATCAGATGTTAATGATGACACCAAATTCTCTTGGCCGGTCCACTGTTCTCAAGTCCTTCATTAAACATACCACTCCCCTAAGGATGGATCAAAAG ATGAGCAGTAGTATAGTG ACAAAGGAACGCTACAAACTGGAAGCCCTTAAAAAGAAACAGGAGCAAGAAATTGAAAGAATgaagaagatggaggaggagaaaaagaaaaaacaggaagAACTCAAAAA GAAGAGGGATGAACGACTGCGGCGAGTTTTTGAAGCCAAAGTcaaagaagagcagagagaggaggagaagaaaaagaagattgAGCAAAAGATGGCTCAGATTGATGAGAAAAATGACAAG CGTGTGGCAGacgaaaagaagaaaaaagtggcCCTGAAACGCCAAGAGGAGCTGGAACTTAAAAAGAAACAAGAGGAAGAAGCTAGAAAGAAGAAGCTTCAGCAG GAAGAGGAGAAGCGACAGCAAGAATTGCTGGCCAAGAAGAaggctgaggaagaggagagggctcAGAAACTGACTGAAGCCCGCAGAGCTTTGGAGCTTAAACGAGAGCAGGAGCGTGAGAGGGAGCTGGAGAGGGAGCAAGAAAGACAGGCTGCTGCTGAGAT GGAAAGACTTGAGAGAGAGAAGGCTCTTGCACTGCAACGTGAGGTGCAGCGGGCTgcgagggagaaggagaggaaagaactagaggagaagaggaaggcaCTTGAGGAAAAACGAAAACTG GAGCAGCAGCTGCGGGTAGCAGCTGAAGAGAAGGCAGCTAAAGAAAGACAAGCTGCTGAAAAGCAG GCTGCAGCTGCTCTTAATGTTACAGTGGATATTGAG CGTTCTGTGATGAGTACACCTGTGGGCAAAGGGGCAGGAGGGGACGGGCTCAATGTGACTGTGGATATTGag AGATCTCCTCAGTCATACTCCATCACTCCAAAGGGTGCAAACAAGATTCCATCCAAAAACCCTGAGGATTATGGCATGGACCAAAACAGTGACGATTCCACAGATGATGAATCTGCACCAAGAAAACCTATTCCATCCTGGGCTGAAG gACATAACCTTCAGATTTTTATCAAGAAGCAATATTTCAACCCTCCAAATTTGGATGCCTTCTTTGGAAAAATTGAACCACCGAATCTTGAAAACATCTTTTACAAGAACAAGCCTCGCTATATGAAACGCACCAGTTCTGCAGTGTGGCACTCGCCTCCGATTGGGGGCAAATAG
- the incenp gene encoding inner centromere protein A isoform X2: MAVTMNSVLSPVRSLMQMFEGKAQAFISEIDNVHMVWLEEIQQEANRMFTRDFNAEPELMPKTPSQKKTRRKRVSLGRQEDGQARRRFSKGRRSNLRGSSSSALNCITEEGNDSQASTSKMENTRPKRATRKKQTKTDEEEGRQTHCSSNKSEEMVSVKAEVIEILEENEDEEKKGTDEKPPSSTESPKSIPSPELVVSISPAERRSAELAVEVVTSPGHTVVETEVTELNASKKSCRSSVRHSLKLRHSLAGLRHSMTQESIRRASRRSMLKRKVSRVGNSTCSSSVDDSCMDSVDEEAEVMVTSAPIEPATDAVPEQPEETAEEETACVNKMVLPLVKPVGRVTRSVAAHSPKLAPQPLFAVKINTPDKRPVTAEKQTSQSSRRSSTKRKAPDVEESPSKRSSPPKKSQSAIKPHMKSFLHTVQKNQMLMMTPNSLGRSTVLKSFIKHTTPLRMDQKTKERYKLEALKKKQEQEIERMKKMEEEKKKKQEELKKKRDERLRRVFEAKVKEEQREEEKKKKIEQKMAQIDEKNDKRVADEKKKKVALKRQEELELKKKQEEEARKKKLQQEEEKRQQELLAKKKAEEEERAQKLTEARRALELKREQERERELEREQERQAAAEMERLEREKALALQREVQRAAREKERKELEEKRKALEEKRKLEQQLRVAAEEKAAKERQAAEKQAAAALNVTVDIERSVMSTPVGKGAGGDGLNVTVDIERSPQSYSITPKGANKIPSKNPEDYGMDQNSDDSTDDESAPRKPIPSWAEGHNLQIFIKKQYFNPPNLDAFFGKIEPPNLENIFYKNKPRYMKRTSSAVWHSPPIGGK, encoded by the exons Atg GCTGTAACCATGAACTCAGTGTTGTCTCCTGTTCGGTCTCTGATGCAGATGTTTGAGGGCAAAGCCCAAGCTTTTATCAGTGAAATTGACAATGTTCATATGGTATGGCTTGAAGAGATTCAACAAGAGGCCAATCGCATGTTCACAAG AGATTTTAATGCCGAGCCAGAGCTCATGCCAAAAACACCCTCACAAAAGAAGACGCGCAGGAAACGTGTATCTTTAGGCCGTCAGGAAGATGGTCAGGCCAGAAGAAGGTTTTCAAAGGGCCGACGCAGCAATCTCCGTGGATCCTCTTCAAGTGCTCTGAACTGTATTACTGAGGAAGGAAATGATTCTCAGGCTTCTACCTCCAAGATGGAAAATACTCGGCCAAAACGGGCTACTCgcaaaaagcaaacaaagacTGATGAAGAGGAAGGAAGGCAGACTCACTGTAGCAGCAATAAATCTGAGGAGATGGTCAGTGTGAAAGCAGAGGTGATAGAAATCTTGGAAGAGAATGAAGATGAGGAAAAGAAGGGCACAGACGAGAAACCACCCAGCAGCACAGAGTCTCCCAAAAGTATTCCTTCTCCAGAGTTGGTTGTTTCCATTTCCCCAGCTGAGCGCCGGTCTGCTGAGTTGGCTGTGGAAGTAGTGACCTCTCCTGGACACACAGTTGTTGAAACTGAAGTGACAGAGCTGAATGCAAGCAAAAAATCTTGCAGAAGTTCAGTGCGGCATTCGCTTAAACTGCGCCACTCTTTGGCTGGATTGAGACACAGTATGACCCAGGAGTCCATCAGACGTGCTTCACGAAGATCCATGCTCAAAAGAAAAGTGTCTCGTGTGGGAAACTCTACATGTAGCAGCAGTGTTG ATGACTCCTGCATGGATTCAGTTGATGAAGAGGCTGAGGT AATGGTAACCTCTGCACCTATAGAGCCTGCGACTGATGCTGTACCTGAACAACCAGAAGAAACTGCTGAGGAAGAAACg GCTTGTGTGAACAAGATGGTACTCCCTCTAGTTAAGCCTGTTGGGCGTGTAACTCGCTCCGTTGCTGCCCATTCTCCTAAACTGGCTCCACAACCACTATTTGCAGTTAAAATTAACACTCCAGACAAGCGCCCag ttacTGCAGAGAAGCAAACCTCGCAATCAAGTCGCCG CTCAAGTACTAAAAGGAAAGCTCCAGATGTGGAAGAAAGCCCATCAAAGAGATCCTCCCCTCCCAAGAAGAGCCAAAGT GCAATCAAGCCACACATGAAATCTTTCCTCCACACTGTTCAGAAGAATCAGATGTTAATGATGACACCAAATTCTCTTGGCCGGTCCACTGTTCTCAAGTCCTTCATTAAACATACCACTCCCCTAAGGATGGATCAAAAG ACAAAGGAACGCTACAAACTGGAAGCCCTTAAAAAGAAACAGGAGCAAGAAATTGAAAGAATgaagaagatggaggaggagaaaaagaaaaaacaggaagAACTCAAAAA GAAGAGGGATGAACGACTGCGGCGAGTTTTTGAAGCCAAAGTcaaagaagagcagagagaggaggagaagaaaaagaagattgAGCAAAAGATGGCTCAGATTGATGAGAAAAATGACAAG CGTGTGGCAGacgaaaagaagaaaaaagtggcCCTGAAACGCCAAGAGGAGCTGGAACTTAAAAAGAAACAAGAGGAAGAAGCTAGAAAGAAGAAGCTTCAGCAG GAAGAGGAGAAGCGACAGCAAGAATTGCTGGCCAAGAAGAaggctgaggaagaggagagggctcAGAAACTGACTGAAGCCCGCAGAGCTTTGGAGCTTAAACGAGAGCAGGAGCGTGAGAGGGAGCTGGAGAGGGAGCAAGAAAGACAGGCTGCTGCTGAGAT GGAAAGACTTGAGAGAGAGAAGGCTCTTGCACTGCAACGTGAGGTGCAGCGGGCTgcgagggagaaggagaggaaagaactagaggagaagaggaaggcaCTTGAGGAAAAACGAAAACTG GAGCAGCAGCTGCGGGTAGCAGCTGAAGAGAAGGCAGCTAAAGAAAGACAAGCTGCTGAAAAGCAG GCTGCAGCTGCTCTTAATGTTACAGTGGATATTGAG CGTTCTGTGATGAGTACACCTGTGGGCAAAGGGGCAGGAGGGGACGGGCTCAATGTGACTGTGGATATTGag AGATCTCCTCAGTCATACTCCATCACTCCAAAGGGTGCAAACAAGATTCCATCCAAAAACCCTGAGGATTATGGCATGGACCAAAACAGTGACGATTCCACAGATGATGAATCTGCACCAAGAAAACCTATTCCATCCTGGGCTGAAG gACATAACCTTCAGATTTTTATCAAGAAGCAATATTTCAACCCTCCAAATTTGGATGCCTTCTTTGGAAAAATTGAACCACCGAATCTTGAAAACATCTTTTACAAGAACAAGCCTCGCTATATGAAACGCACCAGTTCTGCAGTGTGGCACTCGCCTCCGATTGGGGGCAAATAG